CATTTTAGGGGTCCAAACATATATAcacattatattatatataaaaacatgaaaaacaGACTTGGAGATATTTAAGTGCTCCTTACAGCCAGCCTAGTAGACCAAGCAGTACAGTTGATTGATTACACTATTTAACATGTGTAGAAAAATGTCCAAACTAGTTCATTTGCAGCACTCAACCATGATCTGAAGGAGACCTCGGATTACCCATGTTTTGCCTGCGCATTGAATCCTCCAAGATTACAGTTAGGGGAAATATTTCGTCGCACTATATTTCTGAGATTCCGACCAGGCTGTCCAAAAGGAGGGGGGACACCAAGGCCTGGCAACCTGTCGTAATCACCACCTATGATAATTCTACTGCCAATTTGCGGAGGAACCATAAATCGATAAGGTTCACTTCTTATGAAATTCACTGGTGTAGGCCGGACAAATGATCTTTTCCTCCGCTTCTTCCTGTTTTCCCAAGAAGAAGCAAACTTCACTTTCCAATTGACCATTTCCTGTTGCAGTGTCCCACTTCCAAATTCCTCTCCATATTTTTGCTTCCACAAATCATTGCTGGAAGACAAGTATTGCATCTCTTTACAAACACAAGCCATTCTTGCAATAGCAATGCCAGGAAGCGACTCCAAAATCTTGAGCTTTATATCAGCTGGCAAACGCATCAAGCATGGTGGGAGAACCAAACCAGTCTTTTCACAAAGATCTATTAACAATGGCAAAGCAAGCTGATCCTTCACAATTTTCCACAACTCAAAAACAACATTTTCAGTGTAGGAGTTGTTCTCATAAGCCGTGTCACTCTTGTCCCATGTAATCCAGATGGAACCAATAGCTGGCACATATCTACATTTATCCAAGCATGATCTATACACCAAAGATCGACTCTTGGCAACAGACCCATATACATTGACAAATTGCCCTAAAGTCTGAAATTTCAAAACAACAGAATCAATAACATTATCATTATCTAAAAGTTCAGGAAGAGTGTAGCTAACCGATGTAGTGAAATTCATTAAAGGCTGCTCTTG
The nucleotide sequence above comes from Ricinus communis isolate WT05 ecotype wild-type chromosome 6, ASM1957865v1, whole genome shotgun sequence. Encoded proteins:
- the LOC8268917 gene encoding F-box protein SKIP22 produces the protein MKLRLRSVESKETVKLEVPNDCNLQQLKETLILALSSSSSSSSSSLHFSLNRKDELLSSSLQDSLQSLGITSGDLIYFTQKPDGLFSPSQQTQQRTFQESESFAQENAAQLNIKEPSSKEIEISEELEVIGLNCSNQETSFQDSSIKETRQGLPAVSNTQFGETLENDQGYARGDDVDVGTESADVDVKSKRISEPCFLKRVLGEEDFAVDFSDNKLLFIAIHAVFLESGFVGFDSVSGLRVDLFHLLQEQPLMNFTTSVSYTLPELLDNDNVIDSVVLKFQTLGQFVNVYGSVAKSRSLVYRSCLDKCRYVPAIGSIWITWDKSDTAYENNSYTENVVFELWKIVKDQLALPLLIDLCEKTGLVLPPCLMRLPADIKLKILESLPGIAIARMACVCKEMQYLSSSNDLWKQKYGEEFGSGTLQQEMVNWKVKFASSWENRKKRRKRSFVRPTPVNFIRSEPYRFMVPPQIGSRIIIGGDYDRLPGLGVPPPFGQPGRNLRNIVRRNISPNCNLGGFNAQAKHG